One Coregonus clupeaformis isolate EN_2021a chromosome 21, ASM2061545v1, whole genome shotgun sequence DNA window includes the following coding sequences:
- the LOC121535301 gene encoding protein SSXT isoform X12, whose product MSVAFAPHRQRGKGDITPAGIQKLLDENNQLIQCIMDFQSKGKTAECSQYQQMLHRNLVYLATIADSNQNMQSLLPAPPTQNMPMGPGGMNQSGAPGPQPPHGHNMPSEGMVSGGPPAPHMQSQMNGQMPGPNHMPMQGPGPGPNQPPNIPGSGSINMPPSSHGSMGGYNHAVPPSQGMPAQGQMNMTQGPMGNYGPRPNMNMQPNQGPMMHQPPSQQYNMPPGGGGQHYQGQQNPMGMMGQGNHVMGQRSMPPYRPPQQGNAQYGQQQEAYQQGPPQQQGYPPQQQYPGQQGYPGPQQGYGPSQGAPGQYPQGYPQGQGQQYGAYRGPQPGPPQAQQQRPYPGYDQGQYGNYQQ is encoded by the exons TTACTGGATGAAAACAATCAGCTGATTCAATGTATAATGGACTTCCAGAGCAAAGGAAAGACAGCAGAATGTTCACA GTACCAGCAGATGCTCCACAGAAATTTAGTTTACCTGGCCACAATAGCAGACTCCAATCAGAACATGCAGTCTCTGCTCCCTGCT CCTCCTACTCAGAACATGCCCATGGGCCCTGGTGGGATGAACCAGAGCGGAGCACCGGGCCCCCAGCCTCCCCACGGACACAACATGCCCTCTGAGGGCATGGTCAGTGGCGGACCCCCAGCCCCTCATATGCAGAGCCAGATGAACGGACAGATGCCTG GGCCTAATCACATGCCCATGCAGGGCCCTGGGCCGGGTCCCAACCAGCCCCCCAACATACCCGGCAGCGGCTCCATTAACATGCCCCCCAGCAGCCACGGCTCCATGGGCGGCTACAACCACGCTGTGCCGCCCTCTCAGGGCATGCCTGCCCAAGGCCAAATGAACATGACCCAAGGACCCATGGGCAACTACGGCCCCCGGCCCAACATGAACATGCAGCCTAACCAAG GGCCCATGATGCACCAGCCTCCCTCCCAGCAGTACAACATGCCCCCTGGGGGTGGCGGGCAGCACTACCAGGGCCAGCAGAACCCCATGGGCATGATGGGCCAGGGGAACCACGTGATGGGGCAGAGGTCCATGCCCCCTTACAGACCCCCACAGCAAG GTAACGCCCAGTATGGCCAGCAGCAGGAGGCCTACCAGCAAGGTCCTCCCCAGCAGCAGGGCTACCCCCCACAGCAGCAGTACCCCGGACAGCAGGGCTACCCTGGACCGCAACAGGGCTACG GCCCGTCCCAGGGAGCCCCAGGCCAGTACCCCCAGGGTTACCCCCAGGGCCAGGGGCAGCAGTATGGGGCCTACCGGGGCCCCCAGCCCGGCCCCCCTCAGGCCCAGCAACAACGCCCATACCCAGGCTACGATCAG GGTCAATATGGAAATTACCAGCAATGA
- the LOC121535301 gene encoding protein SSXT isoform X2, whose amino-acid sequence MSVAFAPHRQRGKGDITPAGIQKLLDENNQLIQCIMDFQSKGKTAECSQYQQMLHRNLVYLATIADSNQNMQSLLPACDSPTPPEVKLEPPTQNMPMGPGGMNQSGAPGPQPPHGHNMPSEGMVSGGPPAPHMQSQMNGQMPGPNHMPMQGPGPGPNQPPNIPGSGSINMPPSSHGSMGGYNHAVPPSQGMPAQGQMNMTQGPMGNYGPRPNMNMQPNQGPMMHQPPSQQYNMPPGGGGQHYQGQQNPMGMMGQGNHVMGQRSMPPYRPPQQGPPQQYPGQEDYYGDQYSHAGQGASEERDPAANQQSPYEKDNERDPAANQQSPYEKDHERDPAANQQSPYEKDHGNAQYGQQQEAYQQGPPQQQGYPPQQQYPGQQGYPGPQQGYGPSQGAPGQYPQGYPQGQGQQYGAYRGPQPGPPQAQQQRPYPGYDQGQYGNYQQ is encoded by the exons TTACTGGATGAAAACAATCAGCTGATTCAATGTATAATGGACTTCCAGAGCAAAGGAAAGACAGCAGAATGTTCACA GTACCAGCAGATGCTCCACAGAAATTTAGTTTACCTGGCCACAATAGCAGACTCCAATCAGAACATGCAGTCTCTGCTCCCTGCT TGTGActcccctactcccccagagGTAAAGCTTGAA CCTCCTACTCAGAACATGCCCATGGGCCCTGGTGGGATGAACCAGAGCGGAGCACCGGGCCCCCAGCCTCCCCACGGACACAACATGCCCTCTGAGGGCATGGTCAGTGGCGGACCCCCAGCCCCTCATATGCAGAGCCAGATGAACGGACAGATGCCTG GGCCTAATCACATGCCCATGCAGGGCCCTGGGCCGGGTCCCAACCAGCCCCCCAACATACCCGGCAGCGGCTCCATTAACATGCCCCCCAGCAGCCACGGCTCCATGGGCGGCTACAACCACGCTGTGCCGCCCTCTCAGGGCATGCCTGCCCAAGGCCAAATGAACATGACCCAAGGACCCATGGGCAACTACGGCCCCCGGCCCAACATGAACATGCAGCCTAACCAAG GGCCCATGATGCACCAGCCTCCCTCCCAGCAGTACAACATGCCCCCTGGGGGTGGCGGGCAGCACTACCAGGGCCAGCAGAACCCCATGGGCATGATGGGCCAGGGGAACCACGTGATGGGGCAGAGGTCCATGCCCCCTTACAGACCCCCACAGCAAG gacCCCCTCAGCAGTACCCAGGGCAGGAAGACTACTATGGGGACCAGTACAGTCACGCAGGACAGGGAGCCTCAGAAG AGCGAGACCCAGCAGCCAACCAACAGTCCCCCTATGAAAAAGATAATG AGCGAGACCCAGCAGCCAACCAACAGTCCCCCTATGAAAAAGATCATG AGCGAGACCCAGCAGCCAACCAACAGTCCCCCTATGAAAAAGATCATG GTAACGCCCAGTATGGCCAGCAGCAGGAGGCCTACCAGCAAGGTCCTCCCCAGCAGCAGGGCTACCCCCCACAGCAGCAGTACCCCGGACAGCAGGGCTACCCTGGACCGCAACAGGGCTACG GCCCGTCCCAGGGAGCCCCAGGCCAGTACCCCCAGGGTTACCCCCAGGGCCAGGGGCAGCAGTATGGGGCCTACCGGGGCCCCCAGCCCGGCCCCCCTCAGGCCCAGCAACAACGCCCATACCCAGGCTACGATCAG GGTCAATATGGAAATTACCAGCAATGA
- the LOC121535301 gene encoding protein SSXT isoform X6, which produces MSVAFAPHRQRGKGDITPAGIQKLLDENNQLIQCIMDFQSKGKTAECSQYQQMLHRNLVYLATIADSNQNMQSLLPAKCDSPTPPEVKLEPPTQNMPMGPGGMNQSGAPGPQPPHGHNMPSEGMVSGGPPAPHMQSQMNGQMPGPNHMPMQGPGPGPNQPPNIPGSGSINMPPSSHGSMGGYNHAVPPSQGMPAQGQMNMTQGPMGNYGPRPNMNMQPNQGPMMHQPPSQQYNMPPGGGGQHYQGQQNPMGMMGQGNHVMGQRSMPPYRPPQQERDPAANQQSPYEKDNERDPAANQQSPYEKDHERDPAANQQSPYEKDHGNAQYGQQQEAYQQGPPQQQGYPPQQQYPGQQGYPGPQQGYGPSQGAPGQYPQGYPQGQGQQYGAYRGPQPGPPQAQQQRPYPGYDQGQYGNYQQ; this is translated from the exons TTACTGGATGAAAACAATCAGCTGATTCAATGTATAATGGACTTCCAGAGCAAAGGAAAGACAGCAGAATGTTCACA GTACCAGCAGATGCTCCACAGAAATTTAGTTTACCTGGCCACAATAGCAGACTCCAATCAGAACATGCAGTCTCTGCTCCCTGCT AAGTGTGActcccctactcccccagagGTAAAGCTTGAA CCTCCTACTCAGAACATGCCCATGGGCCCTGGTGGGATGAACCAGAGCGGAGCACCGGGCCCCCAGCCTCCCCACGGACACAACATGCCCTCTGAGGGCATGGTCAGTGGCGGACCCCCAGCCCCTCATATGCAGAGCCAGATGAACGGACAGATGCCTG GGCCTAATCACATGCCCATGCAGGGCCCTGGGCCGGGTCCCAACCAGCCCCCCAACATACCCGGCAGCGGCTCCATTAACATGCCCCCCAGCAGCCACGGCTCCATGGGCGGCTACAACCACGCTGTGCCGCCCTCTCAGGGCATGCCTGCCCAAGGCCAAATGAACATGACCCAAGGACCCATGGGCAACTACGGCCCCCGGCCCAACATGAACATGCAGCCTAACCAAG GGCCCATGATGCACCAGCCTCCCTCCCAGCAGTACAACATGCCCCCTGGGGGTGGCGGGCAGCACTACCAGGGCCAGCAGAACCCCATGGGCATGATGGGCCAGGGGAACCACGTGATGGGGCAGAGGTCCATGCCCCCTTACAGACCCCCACAGCAAG AGCGAGACCCAGCAGCCAACCAACAGTCCCCCTATGAAAAAGATAATG AGCGAGACCCAGCAGCCAACCAACAGTCCCCCTATGAAAAAGATCATG AGCGAGACCCAGCAGCCAACCAACAGTCCCCCTATGAAAAAGATCATG GTAACGCCCAGTATGGCCAGCAGCAGGAGGCCTACCAGCAAGGTCCTCCCCAGCAGCAGGGCTACCCCCCACAGCAGCAGTACCCCGGACAGCAGGGCTACCCTGGACCGCAACAGGGCTACG GCCCGTCCCAGGGAGCCCCAGGCCAGTACCCCCAGGGTTACCCCCAGGGCCAGGGGCAGCAGTATGGGGCCTACCGGGGCCCCCAGCCCGGCCCCCCTCAGGCCCAGCAACAACGCCCATACCCAGGCTACGATCAG GGTCAATATGGAAATTACCAGCAATGA
- the LOC121535301 gene encoding protein SSXT isoform X8 translates to MSVAFAPHRQRGKGDITPAGIQKLLDENNQLIQCIMDFQSKGKTAECSQYQQMLHRNLVYLATIADSNQNMQSLLPAKCDSPTPPEVKLEPPTQNMPMGPGGMNQSGAPGPQPPHGHNMPSEGMVSGGPPAPHMQSQMNGQMPGPNHMPMQGPGPGPNQPPNIPGSGSINMPPSSHGSMGGYNHAVPPSQGMPAQGQMNMTQGPMGNYGPRPNMNMQPNQGPMMHQPPSQQYNMPPGGGGQHYQGQQNPMGMMGQGNHVMGQRSMPPYRPPQQGPPQQYPGQEDYYGDQYSHAGQGASEGNAQYGQQQEAYQQGPPQQQGYPPQQQYPGQQGYPGPQQGYGPSQGAPGQYPQGYPQGQGQQYGAYRGPQPGPPQAQQQRPYPGYDQGQYGNYQQ, encoded by the exons TTACTGGATGAAAACAATCAGCTGATTCAATGTATAATGGACTTCCAGAGCAAAGGAAAGACAGCAGAATGTTCACA GTACCAGCAGATGCTCCACAGAAATTTAGTTTACCTGGCCACAATAGCAGACTCCAATCAGAACATGCAGTCTCTGCTCCCTGCT AAGTGTGActcccctactcccccagagGTAAAGCTTGAA CCTCCTACTCAGAACATGCCCATGGGCCCTGGTGGGATGAACCAGAGCGGAGCACCGGGCCCCCAGCCTCCCCACGGACACAACATGCCCTCTGAGGGCATGGTCAGTGGCGGACCCCCAGCCCCTCATATGCAGAGCCAGATGAACGGACAGATGCCTG GGCCTAATCACATGCCCATGCAGGGCCCTGGGCCGGGTCCCAACCAGCCCCCCAACATACCCGGCAGCGGCTCCATTAACATGCCCCCCAGCAGCCACGGCTCCATGGGCGGCTACAACCACGCTGTGCCGCCCTCTCAGGGCATGCCTGCCCAAGGCCAAATGAACATGACCCAAGGACCCATGGGCAACTACGGCCCCCGGCCCAACATGAACATGCAGCCTAACCAAG GGCCCATGATGCACCAGCCTCCCTCCCAGCAGTACAACATGCCCCCTGGGGGTGGCGGGCAGCACTACCAGGGCCAGCAGAACCCCATGGGCATGATGGGCCAGGGGAACCACGTGATGGGGCAGAGGTCCATGCCCCCTTACAGACCCCCACAGCAAG gacCCCCTCAGCAGTACCCAGGGCAGGAAGACTACTATGGGGACCAGTACAGTCACGCAGGACAGGGAGCCTCAGAAG GTAACGCCCAGTATGGCCAGCAGCAGGAGGCCTACCAGCAAGGTCCTCCCCAGCAGCAGGGCTACCCCCCACAGCAGCAGTACCCCGGACAGCAGGGCTACCCTGGACCGCAACAGGGCTACG GCCCGTCCCAGGGAGCCCCAGGCCAGTACCCCCAGGGTTACCCCCAGGGCCAGGGGCAGCAGTATGGGGCCTACCGGGGCCCCCAGCCCGGCCCCCCTCAGGCCCAGCAACAACGCCCATACCCAGGCTACGATCAG GGTCAATATGGAAATTACCAGCAATGA
- the LOC121535301 gene encoding protein SSXT isoform X4, with product MSVAFAPHRQRGKGDITPAGIQKLLDENNQLIQCIMDFQSKGKTAECSQYQQMLHRNLVYLATIADSNQNMQSLLPAPPTQNMPMGPGGMNQSGAPGPQPPHGHNMPSEGMVSGGPPAPHMQSQMNGQMPGPNHMPMQGPGPGPNQPPNIPGSGSINMPPSSHGSMGGYNHAVPPSQGMPAQGQMNMTQGPMGNYGPRPNMNMQPNQGPMMHQPPSQQYNMPPGGGGQHYQGQQNPMGMMGQGNHVMGQRSMPPYRPPQQGPPQQYPGQEDYYGDQYSHAGQGASEERDPAANQQSPYEKDNERDPAANQQSPYEKDHERDPAANQQSPYEKDHGNAQYGQQQEAYQQGPPQQQGYPPQQQYPGQQGYPGPQQGYGPSQGAPGQYPQGYPQGQGQQYGAYRGPQPGPPQAQQQRPYPGYDQGQYGNYQQ from the exons TTACTGGATGAAAACAATCAGCTGATTCAATGTATAATGGACTTCCAGAGCAAAGGAAAGACAGCAGAATGTTCACA GTACCAGCAGATGCTCCACAGAAATTTAGTTTACCTGGCCACAATAGCAGACTCCAATCAGAACATGCAGTCTCTGCTCCCTGCT CCTCCTACTCAGAACATGCCCATGGGCCCTGGTGGGATGAACCAGAGCGGAGCACCGGGCCCCCAGCCTCCCCACGGACACAACATGCCCTCTGAGGGCATGGTCAGTGGCGGACCCCCAGCCCCTCATATGCAGAGCCAGATGAACGGACAGATGCCTG GGCCTAATCACATGCCCATGCAGGGCCCTGGGCCGGGTCCCAACCAGCCCCCCAACATACCCGGCAGCGGCTCCATTAACATGCCCCCCAGCAGCCACGGCTCCATGGGCGGCTACAACCACGCTGTGCCGCCCTCTCAGGGCATGCCTGCCCAAGGCCAAATGAACATGACCCAAGGACCCATGGGCAACTACGGCCCCCGGCCCAACATGAACATGCAGCCTAACCAAG GGCCCATGATGCACCAGCCTCCCTCCCAGCAGTACAACATGCCCCCTGGGGGTGGCGGGCAGCACTACCAGGGCCAGCAGAACCCCATGGGCATGATGGGCCAGGGGAACCACGTGATGGGGCAGAGGTCCATGCCCCCTTACAGACCCCCACAGCAAG gacCCCCTCAGCAGTACCCAGGGCAGGAAGACTACTATGGGGACCAGTACAGTCACGCAGGACAGGGAGCCTCAGAAG AGCGAGACCCAGCAGCCAACCAACAGTCCCCCTATGAAAAAGATAATG AGCGAGACCCAGCAGCCAACCAACAGTCCCCCTATGAAAAAGATCATG AGCGAGACCCAGCAGCCAACCAACAGTCCCCCTATGAAAAAGATCATG GTAACGCCCAGTATGGCCAGCAGCAGGAGGCCTACCAGCAAGGTCCTCCCCAGCAGCAGGGCTACCCCCCACAGCAGCAGTACCCCGGACAGCAGGGCTACCCTGGACCGCAACAGGGCTACG GCCCGTCCCAGGGAGCCCCAGGCCAGTACCCCCAGGGTTACCCCCAGGGCCAGGGGCAGCAGTATGGGGCCTACCGGGGCCCCCAGCCCGGCCCCCCTCAGGCCCAGCAACAACGCCCATACCCAGGCTACGATCAG GGTCAATATGGAAATTACCAGCAATGA
- the LOC121535301 gene encoding protein SSXT isoform X5, which translates to MSVAFAPHRQRGKGDITPAGIQKLLDENNQLIQCIMDFQSKGKTAECSQYQQMLHRNLVYLATIADSNQNMQSLLPAKCDSPTPPEVKLEPPTQNMPMGPGGMNQSGAPGPQPPHGHNMPSEGMVSGGPPAPHMQSQMNGQMPGPNHMPMQGPGPGPNQPPNIPGSGSINMPPSSHGSMGGYNHAVPPSQGMPAQGQMNMTQGPMGNYGPRPNMNMQPNQGPMMHQPPSQQYNMPPGGGGQHYQGQQNPMGMMGQGNHVMGQRSMPPYRPPQQGPPQQYPGQEDYYGDQYSHAGQGASEERDPAANQQSPYEKDNERDPAANQQSPYEKDHGNAQYGQQQEAYQQGPPQQQGYPPQQQYPGQQGYPGPQQGYGPSQGAPGQYPQGYPQGQGQQYGAYRGPQPGPPQAQQQRPYPGYDQGQYGNYQQ; encoded by the exons TTACTGGATGAAAACAATCAGCTGATTCAATGTATAATGGACTTCCAGAGCAAAGGAAAGACAGCAGAATGTTCACA GTACCAGCAGATGCTCCACAGAAATTTAGTTTACCTGGCCACAATAGCAGACTCCAATCAGAACATGCAGTCTCTGCTCCCTGCT AAGTGTGActcccctactcccccagagGTAAAGCTTGAA CCTCCTACTCAGAACATGCCCATGGGCCCTGGTGGGATGAACCAGAGCGGAGCACCGGGCCCCCAGCCTCCCCACGGACACAACATGCCCTCTGAGGGCATGGTCAGTGGCGGACCCCCAGCCCCTCATATGCAGAGCCAGATGAACGGACAGATGCCTG GGCCTAATCACATGCCCATGCAGGGCCCTGGGCCGGGTCCCAACCAGCCCCCCAACATACCCGGCAGCGGCTCCATTAACATGCCCCCCAGCAGCCACGGCTCCATGGGCGGCTACAACCACGCTGTGCCGCCCTCTCAGGGCATGCCTGCCCAAGGCCAAATGAACATGACCCAAGGACCCATGGGCAACTACGGCCCCCGGCCCAACATGAACATGCAGCCTAACCAAG GGCCCATGATGCACCAGCCTCCCTCCCAGCAGTACAACATGCCCCCTGGGGGTGGCGGGCAGCACTACCAGGGCCAGCAGAACCCCATGGGCATGATGGGCCAGGGGAACCACGTGATGGGGCAGAGGTCCATGCCCCCTTACAGACCCCCACAGCAAG gacCCCCTCAGCAGTACCCAGGGCAGGAAGACTACTATGGGGACCAGTACAGTCACGCAGGACAGGGAGCCTCAGAAG AGCGAGACCCAGCAGCCAACCAACAGTCCCCCTATGAAAAAGATAATG AGCGAGACCCAGCAGCCAACCAACAGTCCCCCTATGAAAAAGATCATG GTAACGCCCAGTATGGCCAGCAGCAGGAGGCCTACCAGCAAGGTCCTCCCCAGCAGCAGGGCTACCCCCCACAGCAGCAGTACCCCGGACAGCAGGGCTACCCTGGACCGCAACAGGGCTACG GCCCGTCCCAGGGAGCCCCAGGCCAGTACCCCCAGGGTTACCCCCAGGGCCAGGGGCAGCAGTATGGGGCCTACCGGGGCCCCCAGCCCGGCCCCCCTCAGGCCCAGCAACAACGCCCATACCCAGGCTACGATCAG GGTCAATATGGAAATTACCAGCAATGA
- the LOC121535301 gene encoding protein SSXT isoform X1 — protein MSVAFAPHRQRGKGDITPAGIQKLLDENNQLIQCIMDFQSKGKTAECSQYQQMLHRNLVYLATIADSNQNMQSLLPAKCDSPTPPEVKLEPPTQNMPMGPGGMNQSGAPGPQPPHGHNMPSEGMVSGGPPAPHMQSQMNGQMPGPNHMPMQGPGPGPNQPPNIPGSGSINMPPSSHGSMGGYNHAVPPSQGMPAQGQMNMTQGPMGNYGPRPNMNMQPNQGPMMHQPPSQQYNMPPGGGGQHYQGQQNPMGMMGQGNHVMGQRSMPPYRPPQQGPPQQYPGQEDYYGDQYSHAGQGASEERDPAANQQSPYEKDNERDPAANQQSPYEKDHERDPAANQQSPYEKDHGNAQYGQQQEAYQQGPPQQQGYPPQQQYPGQQGYPGPQQGYGPSQGAPGQYPQGYPQGQGQQYGAYRGPQPGPPQAQQQRPYPGYDQGQYGNYQQ, from the exons TTACTGGATGAAAACAATCAGCTGATTCAATGTATAATGGACTTCCAGAGCAAAGGAAAGACAGCAGAATGTTCACA GTACCAGCAGATGCTCCACAGAAATTTAGTTTACCTGGCCACAATAGCAGACTCCAATCAGAACATGCAGTCTCTGCTCCCTGCT AAGTGTGActcccctactcccccagagGTAAAGCTTGAA CCTCCTACTCAGAACATGCCCATGGGCCCTGGTGGGATGAACCAGAGCGGAGCACCGGGCCCCCAGCCTCCCCACGGACACAACATGCCCTCTGAGGGCATGGTCAGTGGCGGACCCCCAGCCCCTCATATGCAGAGCCAGATGAACGGACAGATGCCTG GGCCTAATCACATGCCCATGCAGGGCCCTGGGCCGGGTCCCAACCAGCCCCCCAACATACCCGGCAGCGGCTCCATTAACATGCCCCCCAGCAGCCACGGCTCCATGGGCGGCTACAACCACGCTGTGCCGCCCTCTCAGGGCATGCCTGCCCAAGGCCAAATGAACATGACCCAAGGACCCATGGGCAACTACGGCCCCCGGCCCAACATGAACATGCAGCCTAACCAAG GGCCCATGATGCACCAGCCTCCCTCCCAGCAGTACAACATGCCCCCTGGGGGTGGCGGGCAGCACTACCAGGGCCAGCAGAACCCCATGGGCATGATGGGCCAGGGGAACCACGTGATGGGGCAGAGGTCCATGCCCCCTTACAGACCCCCACAGCAAG gacCCCCTCAGCAGTACCCAGGGCAGGAAGACTACTATGGGGACCAGTACAGTCACGCAGGACAGGGAGCCTCAGAAG AGCGAGACCCAGCAGCCAACCAACAGTCCCCCTATGAAAAAGATAATG AGCGAGACCCAGCAGCCAACCAACAGTCCCCCTATGAAAAAGATCATG AGCGAGACCCAGCAGCCAACCAACAGTCCCCCTATGAAAAAGATCATG GTAACGCCCAGTATGGCCAGCAGCAGGAGGCCTACCAGCAAGGTCCTCCCCAGCAGCAGGGCTACCCCCCACAGCAGCAGTACCCCGGACAGCAGGGCTACCCTGGACCGCAACAGGGCTACG GCCCGTCCCAGGGAGCCCCAGGCCAGTACCCCCAGGGTTACCCCCAGGGCCAGGGGCAGCAGTATGGGGCCTACCGGGGCCCCCAGCCCGGCCCCCCTCAGGCCCAGCAACAACGCCCATACCCAGGCTACGATCAG GGTCAATATGGAAATTACCAGCAATGA
- the LOC121535301 gene encoding protein SSXT isoform X11, producing MSVAFAPHRQRGKGDITPAGIQKLLDENNQLIQCIMDFQSKGKTAECSQYQQMLHRNLVYLATIADSNQNMQSLLPAKCDSPTPPEVKLEPPTQNMPMGPGGMNQSGAPGPQPPHGHNMPSEGMVSGGPPAPHMQSQMNGQMPGPNHMPMQGPGPGPNQPPNIPGSGSINMPPSSHGSMGGYNHAVPPSQGMPAQGQMNMTQGPMGNYGPRPNMNMQPNQGPMMHQPPSQQYNMPPGGGGQHYQGQQNPMGMMGQGNHVMGQRSMPPYRPPQQGNAQYGQQQEAYQQGPPQQQGYPPQQQYPGQQGYPGPQQGYGPSQGAPGQYPQGYPQGQGQQYGAYRGPQPGPPQAQQQRPYPGYDQGQYGNYQQ from the exons TTACTGGATGAAAACAATCAGCTGATTCAATGTATAATGGACTTCCAGAGCAAAGGAAAGACAGCAGAATGTTCACA GTACCAGCAGATGCTCCACAGAAATTTAGTTTACCTGGCCACAATAGCAGACTCCAATCAGAACATGCAGTCTCTGCTCCCTGCT AAGTGTGActcccctactcccccagagGTAAAGCTTGAA CCTCCTACTCAGAACATGCCCATGGGCCCTGGTGGGATGAACCAGAGCGGAGCACCGGGCCCCCAGCCTCCCCACGGACACAACATGCCCTCTGAGGGCATGGTCAGTGGCGGACCCCCAGCCCCTCATATGCAGAGCCAGATGAACGGACAGATGCCTG GGCCTAATCACATGCCCATGCAGGGCCCTGGGCCGGGTCCCAACCAGCCCCCCAACATACCCGGCAGCGGCTCCATTAACATGCCCCCCAGCAGCCACGGCTCCATGGGCGGCTACAACCACGCTGTGCCGCCCTCTCAGGGCATGCCTGCCCAAGGCCAAATGAACATGACCCAAGGACCCATGGGCAACTACGGCCCCCGGCCCAACATGAACATGCAGCCTAACCAAG GGCCCATGATGCACCAGCCTCCCTCCCAGCAGTACAACATGCCCCCTGGGGGTGGCGGGCAGCACTACCAGGGCCAGCAGAACCCCATGGGCATGATGGGCCAGGGGAACCACGTGATGGGGCAGAGGTCCATGCCCCCTTACAGACCCCCACAGCAAG GTAACGCCCAGTATGGCCAGCAGCAGGAGGCCTACCAGCAAGGTCCTCCCCAGCAGCAGGGCTACCCCCCACAGCAGCAGTACCCCGGACAGCAGGGCTACCCTGGACCGCAACAGGGCTACG GCCCGTCCCAGGGAGCCCCAGGCCAGTACCCCCAGGGTTACCCCCAGGGCCAGGGGCAGCAGTATGGGGCCTACCGGGGCCCCCAGCCCGGCCCCCCTCAGGCCCAGCAACAACGCCCATACCCAGGCTACGATCAG GGTCAATATGGAAATTACCAGCAATGA
- the LOC121535301 gene encoding protein SSXT isoform X9 codes for MSVAFAPHRQRGKGDITPAGIQKLLDENNQLIQCIMDFQSKGKTAECSQYQQMLHRNLVYLATIADSNQNMQSLLPAKCDSPTPPEVKLEPPTQNMPMGPGGMNQSGAPGPQPPHGHNMPSEGMVSGGPPAPHMQSQMNGQMPGPNHMPMQGPGPGPNQPPNIPGSGSINMPPSSHGSMGGYNHAVPPSQGMPAQGQMNMTQGPMGNYGPRPNMNMQPNQGPMMHQPPSQQYNMPPGGGGQHYQGQQNPMGMMGQGNHVMGQRSMPPYRPPQQERDPAANQQSPYEKDNGNAQYGQQQEAYQQGPPQQQGYPPQQQYPGQQGYPGPQQGYGPSQGAPGQYPQGYPQGQGQQYGAYRGPQPGPPQAQQQRPYPGYDQGQYGNYQQ; via the exons TTACTGGATGAAAACAATCAGCTGATTCAATGTATAATGGACTTCCAGAGCAAAGGAAAGACAGCAGAATGTTCACA GTACCAGCAGATGCTCCACAGAAATTTAGTTTACCTGGCCACAATAGCAGACTCCAATCAGAACATGCAGTCTCTGCTCCCTGCT AAGTGTGActcccctactcccccagagGTAAAGCTTGAA CCTCCTACTCAGAACATGCCCATGGGCCCTGGTGGGATGAACCAGAGCGGAGCACCGGGCCCCCAGCCTCCCCACGGACACAACATGCCCTCTGAGGGCATGGTCAGTGGCGGACCCCCAGCCCCTCATATGCAGAGCCAGATGAACGGACAGATGCCTG GGCCTAATCACATGCCCATGCAGGGCCCTGGGCCGGGTCCCAACCAGCCCCCCAACATACCCGGCAGCGGCTCCATTAACATGCCCCCCAGCAGCCACGGCTCCATGGGCGGCTACAACCACGCTGTGCCGCCCTCTCAGGGCATGCCTGCCCAAGGCCAAATGAACATGACCCAAGGACCCATGGGCAACTACGGCCCCCGGCCCAACATGAACATGCAGCCTAACCAAG GGCCCATGATGCACCAGCCTCCCTCCCAGCAGTACAACATGCCCCCTGGGGGTGGCGGGCAGCACTACCAGGGCCAGCAGAACCCCATGGGCATGATGGGCCAGGGGAACCACGTGATGGGGCAGAGGTCCATGCCCCCTTACAGACCCCCACAGCAAG AGCGAGACCCAGCAGCCAACCAACAGTCCCCCTATGAAAAAGATAATG GTAACGCCCAGTATGGCCAGCAGCAGGAGGCCTACCAGCAAGGTCCTCCCCAGCAGCAGGGCTACCCCCCACAGCAGCAGTACCCCGGACAGCAGGGCTACCCTGGACCGCAACAGGGCTACG GCCCGTCCCAGGGAGCCCCAGGCCAGTACCCCCAGGGTTACCCCCAGGGCCAGGGGCAGCAGTATGGGGCCTACCGGGGCCCCCAGCCCGGCCCCCCTCAGGCCCAGCAACAACGCCCATACCCAGGCTACGATCAG GGTCAATATGGAAATTACCAGCAATGA